One window of Magallana gigas chromosome 2, xbMagGiga1.1, whole genome shotgun sequence genomic DNA carries:
- the LOC105320897 gene encoding LOW QUALITY PROTEIN: uncharacterized protein (The sequence of the model RefSeq protein was modified relative to this genomic sequence to represent the inferred CDS: deleted 2 bases in 2 codons), producing the protein MAKLTYLCIACFFVALVASEEGELKIDVLKTVEDDKCTRKSKRLDMLSMHYVGTLEDGTKFDSSADHGQPFSFQLGIGQVIKGWDQGLLDMCIGEKRKLTIPSHLGYGDQGAGEKIPPKSTLIFEVELLDVQDGPKPENIFKKIDTDEDNKLSREEISDFIVKQTEQSGQKIDPSAKEHTDVVENIFVHEDKDKDGHISHDEFSGPKHEEL; encoded by the exons ATGGCGAAATTAACGTATCTGTGCATCGCTTGCTTTTTCGTTGCCCTTGTTGCAAGTGAGGAGGGAGAACTGAAGATTGATGTTCTAAAGACTGTAGAAGATGataaatgtacaagaaaaagtAAACGACTCGACATGCTTAGCATGCATTATGTAGGAACACTAGAAGATGGAACCAAATTTGACTCCAG CGCCGATCATGGTCAGCCTTTTTCCTTCCAACTGGGTATTGGTCAGGTTATCAAAGGTTGGGACCAGGGGCTTCTGGACATGTGTATCGGAGAA AAGAGAAAGCTGACCATCCCATCCCACTTGGGGTATGGTGACCAAGGAGCAG gAGAGAAGATTCCACCTAAGTCTACC CTTATTTTCGAAGTAGAACTTTTAGATGTTCAAGATGGACCAAAACCAgagaacattttcaaaaagattGATACGGATGAGGACAACAAACTGTCAAGAGAAGAG ATCTCAGATTTTATAGTTAAACAGACCGAACAGTCCGGCCAAAAGATCGACCCCTCAGCCAAGGAACATACCGACGTAGTCGAGAATATCTTCGTGCATGAAGACAAAGATAAAGACGGACACATTTCTCATGATGAGTTTAGCGGGCCTAAACATGAAGAACtctaa